The following are encoded in a window of Manduca sexta isolate Smith_Timp_Sample1 chromosome 16, JHU_Msex_v1.0, whole genome shotgun sequence genomic DNA:
- the LOC115450439 gene encoding esterase E4 gives MNLNLLILCTWCILNGSVDSLVNIFTPIVHTKQGRLRGLRSVVGQYRYYGIPYAVSERFRLPRSPPKWRGVFHATKRFGSCAQALNFLKLGSEDCLELDVYTPNQVKPGERLPVLVFLHGGAYYYGSKWQYDPEFLVTKNVIVVIINYRIGILGFLCLNNVANLGLKDQVAALKWIRENIAVFGGDPENVTISGQSAGASAAAMHLLSKSSKGLFHKAILMSGTPITPWAFNPEHKKPIFEDAAKFGRVGDEMNAFEIFNNSSVSDLLGNCQDTSINPRYFKYSPCIDNAFNEPFFHDTPYNTIKSGDFNKVPIINGFVDIEGMLFYGLNDDTTFKDLEDNFTDKLPSVFSWNSQEVKQDIARKFREHYFSNRRISKEQIRGVVDFYSDWMAYSTSDTFSKLMTKYSDKPVYNYMFSYVGDRNFAKFFFGSSTGLEGACHSDDIFYAFKPGGLPMVLSSRDKLFIDRFTTMLTNFMKFGNPTPQQTTLLPVLWPATTANNSLRMRLDHQLSVIETPTTHKGEFFLDMLCKHGFTGYVPCERSVHYGNTADVKL, from the exons atgaatttaaacttattaattttgtgCACATGGTGTATATTAAATGGAAGCGTCGACAGCCTGGTGAATATTTTCACGCCTATAGTCCATACGAAGCAGGGTCGACTGAGGGGTCTAAGGAGCGTGGTTGGACAATATAGGTATTATGGCATACCCTACGCTGTGAGCGAGAGATTTCGA CTGCCACGAAGTCCGCCAAAATGGAGAGGAGTCTTCCACGCGACCAAACGCTTTGGCTCTTGTGCACAAGCGCTTAATTTCCTCAAACTTGGGTCAGAAGATTGCCTCGAGCTTGATGTATACACTCCAAACCAAGTGAAACCTGGTGAGAGACTACCAGTCCTGGTGTTCCTCCACGGTGGAGCCTACTACTACGGCAGTAAATGGCAATATGATCCAGAATTCCTAGTCACAAAAAATGTTATAgtcgttattattaattatagaattGGCATCTTGGGATTCTTGTGTTTAAATAATGTAGCTAATCTTGGGTTGAAAGATCAGGTGGCAGCTTTGAAATGGATAAGGGAGAATATCGCTGTTTTTGGCGGAGACCCTGAAAATGTGACAATATCTGGTCAAAGCGCAGGAGCTAGCGCTGCAGCGATGCATTTACTATCCAAGTCTAGTAAAGGATTATTCCATAAAGCGATTTTGATGAGTGGAACACCTATTACTCCATGGGCATTTAATCCAGAACATAAGAAACCAATATTCGAAGATGCTGCTAAATTTGGTCGAGTTGGAGACGAAATGAatgcttttgaaatatttaataactccTCAGTTAGTGATTTGCTTGGAAACTGCCAGGACACATCAATTAATCCCAGATATTTCAAGTATTCTCCATGTATTGACAACGCATTCAATGAACCTTTCTTTCACGATACTCCTTACAACACAATCAAATCTGGAGATTTCAATAAGGTGCCCATAATCAACGGTTTCGTGGACATCGAAGGAATGTTATTTTACGGGTTAAATGACGACACAACCTTCAAAGATTTAGAAGATAACTTTACAGACAAACTGCCATCGGTATTCTCCTGGAACTCTCAAGAAGTGAAACAAGATATAGCGAGGAAATTTCGCgaacattattttagtaatagacGGATATCCAAAGAACAAATAAGGGGAGTAGTGGACTTCTACTCAGACTGGATGGCGTATTCAACCTCTGATACATTTTCAAAGTTAATGACCAAATACTCTGACAAACCAGTATATAATTACATGTTTTCGTACGTTGGTGATAGAAATTTTGCAAAATTCTTCTTTGGATCGTCAACTGGATTGGAAGGAGCGTGTCATTCTGACGATATCTTCTACGCATTCAAGCCTGGAGGACTTCCAATGGTCTTATCATCAAGAGACAAACTTTTCATAGACAGATTTACTACGATGCTCacgaattttatgaaattcgg caacCCAACACCGCAACAAACTACTCTCCTACCAGTCCTCTGGCCAGCCACTACCGCCAACAACTCGCTCAGAATGCGGCTCGACCATCAACTGTCCGTGATAGAGACACCCACCACTCACAAGGGGGAATTCTTCTTAGACATGCTTTGTAAACATGGATTTACTGGATACGTGCCTTGTGAGAGATCTGTACATTACGGAAATACTGCAGATGTTAAATTATAA
- the LOC115450440 gene encoding LOW QUALITY PROTEIN: cholinesterase 1 (The sequence of the model RefSeq protein was modified relative to this genomic sequence to represent the inferred CDS: inserted 1 base in 1 codon), translating to MKWLALLSLIAANLVRLPAPVVRISSGLIRGRVSENGKFYEYLGIPYGTVDERNRFQAPLPPPKWDGILDAQNENTWCPQKPMGIYIGEPNCLKLNIYVPVQARTKLSVMVYIHGGCFFGGTASPFLYGGDFFAENNVIFVGINYRLSVEGFLCLGIKEAPGNAGLKDQIAALKWIQKNIANFGGDPNNVTLFGESAGAVSTSFMILSPAARGLFHKAILQSGSSLAPWGLQHDPLKTASTLVRKFGYYTLDPYEIHSILSNKTAKELISVLNNEDKYCVADELIFVPCVENELDGVEPVITEYPSEVIKXRNYTKVPMIIGYTDNEGIYFVSADYGTSYKNNSNIDIMTNLQPDLEFPSIWDKNCTAERLQRHYFSSSDDDEMIMNVVNLYSDVHFKFPLILESEMYARTTDQPIYYYLFKYSGTINMPKIISGFGLTRGASHADELFYMFKPHSFPLPHRYLENSMINRMVMLWTNFAKYGDPTPKPTRLLPFRWRPSREANPRALVIDSTITTAPMWDQSSVRVWNDTYSKYRRKNYGFKDYAIKYMKR from the exons ATGAAGTGGTTGGCATTGCTGTCGCTGATTGCAGCGAACCTGGTGCGACTGCCAGCGCCTGTGGTGAGGATCAGCAGCGGGCTCATCCGGGGCAGGGTCAGTGAGAACGGCAAGTTCTATGAGTACCTCGGCATACCTTACGGAACTGTTGACGAGAGGAATCGATTTCAG gcaCCGCTTCCACCTCCAAAATGGGACGGTATCTTGGACGCCCAGAACGAAAACACGTGGTGCCCACAAAAACCAATGGGCATTTACATCGGCGAACCGAACTGCTTGAAACTGAACATCTACGTGCCAGTCCAGGCTAGAACTAAGCTGTCAGTCATGGTCTACATCCACGGCGGGTGCTTCTTCGGCGGAACGGCCTCCCCATTTTTATACGGTGGGGACTTCTTCGcggaaaataatgttatttttgtcgGGATAAACTACAGACTGAGTGTGGAAGGCTTCCTCTGCCTTGGCATCAAAGAAGCGCCAGGCAACGCTGGACTTAAAGACCAGATAGCAGCTCTGAAGTGGATTCAGAAAAATATAGCCAATTTTGGTGGAGATCCAAACAACGTGACCTTATTTGGGGAAAGCGCAGGCGCTGTTTCCACGTCTTTTATGATTCTTTCGCCAGCTGCTAGAGGCTTATTCCATAAGGCAATACTACAGAGCGGGTCTTCGCTCGCCCCCTGGGGTCTACAACACGATCCGTTAAAGACTGCTAGTACTTTAGTAAGGAAATTCGGTTACTACACTCTCGATCCTTACGAAATTCACAGTATTCTATCAAATAAGACTGCCAAAGAATTAATTAGTGTATTGAATAATGAAGATAAGTATTGTGTGGCTGATGAGCTGATATTTGTACCGTGCGTGGAAAATGAACTCGATGGGGTTGAGCCGGTCATTACTGAGTATCCGAGTGAGGTTATCA AGAGGAACTACACCAAAGTCCCCATGATCATAGGATACACTGACAATGAAGGCATATACTTCGTATCAGCGGATTACGGCACTAGCTATAAGAACAATTCGAATATTGACATCATGACGAATTTGCAGCCCGACTTGGAGTTTCCAAGCATCTGGGACAAAAACTGTACTGCCGAAAGGCTCCAGAGACACTACTTCTCATCATCAGACGATGATGAAATGATTATGAACGTGGTGAATTTGTATTCGGACGTGCATTTCAAGTTCCCGTTGATTTTGGAGTCGGAGATGTATGCGAGGACAACAGACCAGCCAATTTACTACTATCTGTTCAAGTATAGTGGAACGATAAACATGCCGAAGATTATCTCAGGGTTTGGGCTGACGAGGGGCGCATCTCATGCTGACGAACTGTTCTATATGTTCAAGCCACACTCCTTCCCGCTGCCTCACAGATATCTAGAGAACTCCATGATCAACCGCATGGTGATGTTGTGGACCAACTTCGCCAAATACGG GGATCCAACACCAAAGCCAACGCGTCTACTACCCTTCCGCTGGCGCCCGAGCCGGGAAGCGAACCCGAGAGCGCTGGTCATCGATTCAACCATAACCACTGCGCCCATGTGGGACCAAAGCTCTGTCAGAGTTTGGAACGACACGTACTCTAAATACAGAAGAAAGAATTACGGGTTTAAAGATTACGCCATTAAGTATATGAAAAGATGA